A genomic stretch from Petrimonas mucosa includes:
- a CDS encoding DUF4372 domain-containing protein, translating to MNKSTYFFGQSVFGQLISMIDSGIIARNSKRHKADHYVKRFMAKDHLISMLFCVFAKCSSLREVAGAMLGLSGKTRHFQLGHIPYRSTLSDANKRRSVDFFSGVYHDLLREYQHVISDTRFKAVLNK from the coding sequence ATGAACAAAAGTACTTATTTTTTCGGACAATCGGTTTTCGGACAGCTCATATCTATGATAGATTCAGGAATCATCGCTCGAAACAGCAAACGCCACAAGGCTGATCATTACGTGAAACGTTTCATGGCCAAGGATCACCTCATAAGCATGTTATTTTGTGTTTTCGCCAAATGCTCCTCCCTGCGAGAGGTGGCGGGCGCAATGCTCGGTCTTTCAGGCAAGACCAGGCATTTCCAACTCGGCCACATACCCTATAGGAGCACATTGTCGGACGCCAACAAGCGCCGGAGTGTTGATTTCTTCTCGGGCGTGTATCACGATTTGCTCCGCGAGTATCAACACGTGATCTCGGACACCCGGTTCAAGGCCGTGTTGAACAAGTAG
- a CDS encoding TIGR04133 family radical SAM/SPASM protein: protein MKLQKKMLLSLFQENKRIESKLHSLTCLFWECTLRCNFNCVHCGSDCTREELAADMPKEDFLKILSDIRPHLNPRKTMIVITGGDPLLREDLEETGREIYRMGYPWGLVTNGWELSQGRLDALLHAGLRSVTVSLDGYTEESHEWFRGKKGSWLRTLNAISRVASTPGLAYEVTTCANRSNINDLHKLKSMLISLEVEKWRLFTLFPRGRAKGNPLLKLSTEEFVQLMEFIRETRRERKIDVSYGCEGYLADYEMEVRDAPFFCQAGIHIASVLANGDIGACPSLRGNYIQGNIYKDDFWAVWNTRYQVMRDRRWTRTGKCANCSSYRFCQGNGLHLRDEESGELLGCHLEMMGNHTLYPTGK, encoded by the coding sequence ATGAAACTTCAAAAAAAGATGTTGCTTTCACTCTTTCAGGAGAACAAGAGAATAGAGAGCAAACTGCACAGCCTTACTTGCCTTTTCTGGGAATGTACCTTGCGCTGTAATTTCAATTGCGTACATTGCGGAAGCGATTGCACACGGGAGGAGCTAGCTGCCGACATGCCCAAGGAGGATTTTCTGAAGATACTTTCCGATATCCGTCCACATCTCAATCCGCGCAAGACAATGATTGTGATTACCGGCGGCGATCCGCTCCTCCGGGAGGACCTCGAGGAGACAGGCAGGGAGATATACAGGATGGGGTATCCATGGGGACTTGTCACCAACGGCTGGGAATTGTCGCAGGGGCGGCTTGATGCACTGCTGCATGCAGGATTGCGTTCCGTAACTGTAAGCCTGGACGGATATACCGAGGAGTCTCATGAATGGTTCCGTGGCAAAAAGGGATCGTGGCTCAGGACACTCAATGCCATTTCACGGGTAGCAAGCACTCCGGGTCTGGCGTATGAGGTGACAACATGTGCCAATAGATCAAATATCAACGATCTACACAAGTTGAAATCGATGCTGATCTCACTTGAAGTCGAAAAGTGGAGGCTTTTTACTCTTTTCCCGAGAGGTAGAGCCAAAGGCAATCCGTTGTTGAAACTCTCTACTGAAGAGTTTGTACAGCTGATGGAGTTTATCCGTGAAACCCGGAGGGAACGGAAAATCGATGTCAGTTACGGGTGTGAAGGTTATCTGGCAGATTACGAGATGGAGGTGAGGGACGCACCCTTCTTCTGCCAGGCAGGGATTCATATCGCCTCGGTGTTGGCAAACGGAGATATTGGAGCCTGCCCAAGCCTTCGAGGCAACTACATCCAGGGCAACATTTACAAGGACGACTTCTGGGCGGTGTGGAACACCCGCTATCAGGTGATGCGTGACCGGAGATGGACCAGAACCGGCAAGTGTGCCAATTGCAGCTCCTACCGGTTCTGTCAGGGGAATGGGCTACACCTCCGGGATGAAGAGTCGGGCGAGTTACTGGGCTGTCACTTGGAAATGATGGGAAACCACACCCTCTATCCAACCGGAAAATGA
- a CDS encoding IS4 family transposase → MFDSTVISLFQDILKCVGRTPSNGKRKGGIKVHTVINVDEPVPKMVWFTSAATHDHALLKKLSPDDNTIYVFDKGYNDYKAFKLFGKKGAGFVTRIKDDAVYKVEQELHVEECIHSGVLEDTIIEVTVKEDDGQGKLMLRKVVFYDRVLKRKFEFLTNLFDLRPDMIAALYKIRWQIELLFRQLKGNFPLKYFLGDNENAIKIQVYCALIVNLLLTVIQKRLKRPWAFSNLVSFCRIHLFNYLHLIKFLENPERDWQRDDQDLEMLTLFRGAYF, encoded by the coding sequence ATCTTCGACAGCACGGTCATCAGCTTGTTTCAGGACATCCTGAAGTGCGTCGGCAGAACACCCTCTAACGGTAAACGCAAAGGGGGGATCAAGGTGCACACCGTCATCAATGTGGACGAGCCCGTTCCCAAGATGGTATGGTTCACGTCCGCCGCCACGCACGACCACGCGCTGTTGAAGAAACTCAGCCCCGACGACAACACCATTTACGTCTTCGACAAGGGATACAACGACTACAAGGCCTTCAAGTTGTTCGGCAAGAAGGGGGCCGGCTTCGTCACCCGCATCAAGGACGACGCCGTTTACAAGGTGGAACAAGAGCTTCACGTTGAAGAATGTATTCATAGCGGCGTGCTGGAGGACACCATCATAGAGGTGACCGTCAAGGAGGACGATGGGCAGGGCAAGCTGATGTTGCGCAAGGTGGTGTTCTACGACAGGGTGTTGAAACGCAAGTTCGAGTTCCTCACCAACCTGTTCGACCTTCGTCCCGACATGATAGCCGCCCTTTACAAGATTAGATGGCAAATTGAATTGCTGTTCAGGCAGTTAAAAGGTAACTTCCCCTTGAAGTACTTCCTCGGGGACAACGAGAACGCGATAAAAATACAGGTATATTGCGCTTTGATCGTGAACCTCTTGCTCACGGTTATACAGAAGCGGTTGAAACGGCCTTGGGCATTCTCCAACCTGGTGTCATTTTGCAGGATACACCTGTTTAATTACCTGCACTTGATAAAATTTTTAGAAAACCCGGAACGAGATTGGCAACGAGATGACCAGGATTTAGAGATGCTTACCCTTTTCAGGGGGGCTTACTTTTGA
- a CDS encoding DUF4494 domain-containing protein: MYNWFECKVRYDKTLDTGMIKTVTEPYLVDAMSFTEAEARIIEEMRPYMSGEFTVSDIKRARFSDTFFNETGDRYYKAKLYFITLDEKSGSEKKTAVNMLVQASELKEAVEIVEMEMKKTMVDYTIAAVNETAIMDVFRYQVEENSTTGE, encoded by the coding sequence ATGTACAACTGGTTTGAATGCAAAGTGCGTTATGATAAGACCCTGGACACGGGGATGATAAAAACGGTTACCGAACCTTACCTGGTGGATGCAATGTCGTTTACCGAAGCAGAAGCAAGGATCATTGAAGAGATGAGACCTTACATGTCGGGCGAATTCACCGTTTCCGACATTAAGCGGGCAAGATTCTCCGATACCTTTTTCAATGAAACGGGCGACCGTTACTACAAGGCGAAACTATACTTCATTACTCTCGACGAGAAGAGCGGTTCTGAAAAAAAGACGGCCGTCAATATGCTCGTACAGGCCTCCGAGCTGAAAGAGGCGGTTGAGATCGTAGAAATGGAGATGAAGAAGACAATGGTCGACTACACCATTGCTGCGGTCAACGAGACCGCCATCATGGATGTGTTCAGGTATCAGGTTGAAGAAAACTCAACTACAGGAGAATGA
- a CDS encoding YggS family pyridoxal phosphate-dependent enzyme: MSIKGNLEELRRSVPAEVKIVAVSKFHSSDTILEAYGANQRSFGESRVQELRAKQQMLPEDIEWHFIGSLQRNKVKYIAPFIHLVHSLDSERLMLEIEKQAAANRRIIPCLLQLHVAHEDTKSGFLPDECRRFLAEGRWRDCKHVQLAGVMGMATFTDDLEQVRGEFRLIRSLFEEFKSDYFANDEHFREISMGMSGDYPIAVEEGATIIRVGTSIFGER, translated from the coding sequence ATGAGCATAAAGGGTAATCTGGAAGAGTTGCGGAGATCGGTACCGGCTGAGGTCAAGATAGTAGCCGTCTCGAAGTTTCACTCGAGTGATACAATCCTTGAAGCCTATGGCGCCAACCAGAGAAGCTTCGGTGAGAGCCGGGTGCAGGAGCTGAGAGCCAAGCAGCAGATGCTTCCGGAGGATATTGAGTGGCACTTTATCGGCAGCCTGCAACGAAACAAGGTGAAGTATATTGCCCCGTTTATCCACCTTGTCCATAGCCTCGACAGTGAACGGCTGATGCTCGAGATTGAAAAGCAGGCCGCGGCTAACCGGCGGATAATTCCCTGCCTGTTGCAGCTACATGTAGCCCATGAAGATACAAAATCGGGTTTTCTGCCCGACGAGTGTCGCCGTTTTCTTGCAGAAGGCAGGTGGCGAGATTGCAAACATGTGCAACTTGCAGGCGTGATGGGGATGGCTACCTTTACCGACGACCTGGAGCAGGTGAGAGGAGAGTTTCGTCTGATACGATCCCTGTTCGAGGAGTTCAAATCGGACTATTTCGCCAACGATGAGCACTTCAGGGAGATCTCCATGGGCATGTCGGGCGACTATCCCATTGCTGTGGAGGAGGGGGCTACGATCATCCGGGTAGGCACCTCGATCTTCGGCGAACGATGA
- a CDS encoding GntR family transcriptional regulator has product MKNLTSNDAYSRILNAIITSELRPGDTVAEIQLAQKFGFGRTPVREAIMRLENEGFIVSAERKKRVYILFPKDIEEIFQIKQAIESMTASQAAEKATPEDKKELSDMLAEMKSLTTMDSSRHDEYVQRWLQLDIDFHGLLFRIANNSRAGVIVDNLNLQFMRIKLGMLVLEERVGKSIYEHLEIGEAILEGRKEDAARLMHTHLETVKQTIIALMKTFYYHAP; this is encoded by the coding sequence ATGAAAAATTTAACATCAAACGACGCATATAGTCGAATCCTGAATGCAATTATCACTTCCGAGCTTCGTCCGGGGGATACTGTGGCCGAAATTCAGCTGGCCCAAAAGTTCGGGTTTGGCCGTACCCCGGTCAGGGAAGCCATTATGAGGCTTGAAAATGAGGGATTTATTGTCTCTGCAGAGCGCAAGAAACGGGTTTACATCCTGTTCCCCAAGGATATCGAGGAGATCTTCCAGATCAAACAGGCGATAGAGAGCATGACTGCCAGCCAGGCTGCTGAAAAGGCAACACCGGAGGACAAGAAGGAGTTGTCGGATATGCTGGCAGAGATGAAATCGCTGACAACGATGGATAGTTCCCGTCACGACGAATATGTGCAGCGATGGCTTCAGCTGGATATCGATTTTCACGGTCTGTTGTTCAGGATCGCAAACAACTCCAGGGCTGGAGTTATTGTGGACAACCTGAATCTCCAGTTTATGCGGATTAAATTGGGCATGCTGGTGCTTGAGGAGCGGGTTGGGAAATCAATCTACGAGCACCTTGAAATTGGAGAGGCGATCCTGGAAGGGAGGAAAGAGGATGCCGCCAGGTTGATGCATACCCATCTCGAGACCGTAAAACAGACCATCATCGCATTGATGAAAACCTTCTATTATCATGCTCCCTGA
- a CDS encoding basic amino acid/polyamine antiporter encodes MQQRKEEKLGLWLLVFVAIGSMIGSGIFNSPRDLIRVANPQGALIAWTTGGAGALTLALVFVYLVSRKPELKSGIYAYARDGFGDYMGFNSAWGYWSAGWMGNVSCLVLLFKTLNDLLGEHAISPLAAFLTGSALLWLFFAILMSGIREGAILNFIVTTAKLIPILLIIFLGVSLVRGDLLLVPDWQQRLASNGEETAPLLQLKGAMAIILWCFVGVEAASVLSGRAKSQQTVRLATILSLLVVLTVYMLITVITMASIPAGELADSQTPLALVLSRTLIGTAGGLTVKLGIMVSVLGASLSWILLSVETLYVAAKDGVLPRTFRKVNRKGTPVNALLLTQCCTQLFLLSILSPKLNETYLAAITIASSLVLIPYLLSSLYAVKVALRYRTTEKTGRNLFVALLGTIYSLYVIYAVGVEYLFLSVLFYGIGSLLYLRAKREKKERPKPWEWTVIILLLTGATWIAVLLVTGKILL; translated from the coding sequence ATGCAACAACGGAAAGAGGAAAAACTGGGATTGTGGCTGCTGGTATTTGTAGCTATCGGCTCCATGATCGGGTCGGGCATCTTCAACTCTCCCAGAGATCTCATTCGTGTGGCCAACCCTCAAGGCGCCCTGATCGCCTGGACAACCGGCGGGGCCGGTGCACTTACCCTGGCGCTGGTATTCGTCTATCTGGTCTCCCGTAAACCGGAGTTAAAAAGCGGCATCTATGCCTATGCACGCGACGGGTTTGGCGACTACATGGGTTTCAACTCCGCCTGGGGATACTGGTCGGCAGGCTGGATGGGGAACGTGAGTTGCCTGGTACTCCTCTTCAAGACACTCAACGATCTGCTGGGCGAACATGCCATTTCGCCGCTTGCCGCCTTTTTGACCGGTTCTGCACTCCTCTGGCTCTTTTTTGCCATCCTGATGAGCGGCATCAGGGAAGGCGCCATCCTGAACTTCATCGTGACAACCGCCAAACTGATCCCGATCCTGTTGATCATCTTTCTGGGTGTATCACTGGTACGGGGCGACCTGCTCCTGGTACCGGACTGGCAACAGCGGCTGGCGTCCAACGGTGAGGAGACCGCACCGCTGCTTCAGTTAAAAGGGGCCATGGCAATCATTCTCTGGTGTTTCGTAGGTGTGGAGGCCGCCTCCGTCCTCTCCGGCAGGGCGAAGAGCCAGCAGACGGTACGGTTAGCCACCATCCTCTCGCTGCTGGTTGTTCTCACCGTCTACATGCTGATTACCGTGATCACCATGGCATCGATTCCCGCCGGTGAACTGGCCGACAGTCAGACACCGCTGGCACTGGTACTCAGCAGGACACTCATCGGTACTGCCGGTGGCCTGACAGTCAAACTGGGCATCATGGTTTCAGTACTGGGAGCCAGCCTCTCCTGGATTCTGCTTTCGGTGGAAACACTCTATGTTGCAGCCAAGGATGGAGTGTTGCCACGCACCTTCAGGAAGGTCAACCGGAAAGGCACCCCGGTCAATGCACTCCTCCTCACCCAGTGCTGCACACAGCTCTTCCTGCTCTCCATCCTGTCGCCCAAACTCAACGAAACCTATCTGGCAGCCATCACCATCGCCTCCAGCCTGGTGCTGATCCCATACCTCCTCTCATCGCTCTATGCGGTAAAGGTTGCCCTTCGTTACAGGACGACCGAGAAAACGGGACGAAACCTATTCGTCGCGCTCCTAGGCACGATCTACTCCTTGTACGTGATCTACGCGGTGGGGGTGGAGTATCTTTTTCTCTCGGTGCTTTTCTACGGCATTGGATCGCTCCTTTACCTCCGGGCGAAAAGGGAGAAAAAAGAACGGCCCAAACCGTGGGAGTGGACCGTCATTATCCTGTTGCTTACCGGTGCGACTTGGATTGCCGTGCTTCTCGTTACCGGGAAAATCCTCCTTTAG
- a CDS encoding TonB-dependent receptor: MKKLIMIALAVSQVFISYSRVADPEKGNGPQDTLRVYYLNEVVVTSSVKETNELKNMPTAVSVISPKQLKDTQIESLPGLSSIIPNFFIPSYGSKVSTPIYIRGIGARLGAQTVSLYVDNVPSFNPSAFDFEFQDIQRIEVLRGAQGTLYGRNAIGGIVNMYTLSPLTYQGTRLMMSGGNHGQFSVKGSDYRKIGDNFGLSAAAYYKRDDGYFMNSHTGEKVDASENAGARVKLEWQASPSFKALLFGNYDWVSGGAFPYMHVDSTASSFNEPSSYDRHLFTNGLSLNYTGSGYSIHSTTGFQYLKDDMKMDQDYSPKSIFSINQKQKQHSVSQEITVKSDLEGRYRWVVGAFGFHDHREIDTPVALKEGMVEVLQAELDRFTANAPLTITYAGDRIDLPGIYTKPSRGAALFHQSTLDNLFGLEGLSATVGVRFDYEHTGIDFFTESDGGDVNIDFQIPNMPIPSMFIEGDTLLGDSYSKDFWKILPKFALKYQFSPTSQIYLSASKGYKTGGYNEQAFSKILQNALRQSLMRNLDEKTPPTIPIPGMPSDGTDAPTLEEQLSYDPETSWTYELGGRYEMFDQRLSLTYALFYTRVNNIQIIKLMDQGMAGRTVDNAGKSDSKGFELSLKYTPISNLSLYGDYGFADARFVENDEQEEEDEYAGNRIPFAPRHTVSLGASYVHHLPYGSFIDRLVANVQYKGVGRIYWTESNKDASGQELYQPFYGLANASLAAEKGAFGLECWVENLFNTKYNAFLFEQDDVMTGETNTFVQRGYPIRFGATLRYTFDR, translated from the coding sequence ATGAAAAAATTAATAATGATAGCACTGGCCGTCAGCCAGGTTTTTATTTCATACTCCAGGGTTGCAGACCCTGAAAAAGGGAACGGTCCGCAAGATACGTTGAGGGTGTACTACCTGAACGAAGTGGTTGTAACCTCGTCTGTAAAAGAGACAAACGAGTTGAAGAATATGCCTACCGCAGTTTCGGTAATCTCCCCGAAGCAGTTGAAGGATACACAGATTGAGTCGTTGCCGGGCTTGAGCTCAATCATCCCCAACTTCTTTATTCCCTCCTACGGGTCAAAAGTCTCCACGCCTATCTATATCCGGGGGATAGGTGCCCGGTTGGGAGCGCAGACGGTGAGCCTGTATGTGGATAATGTACCCAGTTTCAACCCATCTGCATTCGATTTTGAGTTTCAGGATATCCAGCGAATAGAGGTGCTTCGTGGTGCACAGGGAACACTTTACGGAAGAAATGCCATCGGGGGCATCGTGAACATGTATACCTTGTCGCCCCTCACCTATCAAGGCACCCGGCTGATGATGAGCGGCGGCAACCACGGGCAGTTCTCGGTTAAAGGGTCCGACTACCGGAAGATAGGCGATAACTTTGGCCTCTCGGCCGCCGCGTATTACAAGCGCGACGACGGGTATTTCATGAACAGCCATACCGGGGAGAAAGTAGATGCTTCCGAAAACGCCGGTGCACGGGTCAAACTGGAGTGGCAAGCTTCCCCCTCGTTCAAGGCATTGTTGTTTGGTAATTACGATTGGGTCTCGGGCGGGGCATTCCCTTACATGCACGTGGATTCTACCGCCTCGAGCTTTAACGAGCCGTCGTCCTACGACCGCCACCTGTTTACCAACGGGTTGTCATTGAACTACACTGGAAGTGGCTACAGCATCCACTCCACCACCGGTTTCCAGTACTTGAAGGACGATATGAAGATGGATCAGGACTACAGCCCTAAGTCGATTTTCTCGATTAACCAGAAGCAGAAGCAGCATTCCGTGAGCCAGGAGATTACCGTGAAATCGGATTTAGAAGGTCGCTATCGTTGGGTGGTGGGCGCGTTTGGTTTTCACGATCATCGCGAGATCGATACTCCGGTGGCGCTCAAAGAAGGAATGGTGGAGGTATTGCAGGCTGAGCTTGACCGTTTTACTGCCAATGCACCATTGACGATTACGTACGCGGGCGACCGGATCGACCTGCCGGGTATCTACACGAAACCATCGCGTGGCGCGGCTTTATTTCACCAATCCACCCTCGATAATCTCTTTGGACTGGAAGGGCTATCCGCTACGGTAGGCGTTCGTTTTGATTACGAGCATACCGGCATCGATTTCTTCACGGAGAGCGATGGAGGAGATGTGAACATCGATTTTCAAATTCCTAACATGCCCATACCCTCTATGTTTATTGAAGGGGATACATTGTTGGGGGATAGTTATAGCAAAGACTTTTGGAAAATACTTCCCAAGTTCGCGTTAAAATACCAGTTTTCACCCACTTCACAAATATACCTTTCCGCGTCGAAAGGATACAAGACCGGCGGTTACAACGAACAGGCGTTTTCGAAGATATTACAAAATGCCTTGCGGCAATCGCTCATGAGAAATCTTGACGAGAAGACACCTCCTACTATACCAATACCCGGAATGCCCTCTGACGGGACGGATGCACCCACGCTCGAAGAACAATTATCCTATGACCCCGAGACCAGTTGGACCTACGAGCTTGGGGGAAGGTATGAGATGTTTGATCAGAGATTGTCGCTGACCTACGCGCTCTTTTACACGCGGGTAAACAATATTCAGATTATTAAACTCATGGATCAGGGGATGGCAGGGCGTACCGTGGATAATGCCGGGAAATCGGATAGCAAGGGGTTCGAGCTGAGCCTTAAATATACACCGATTAGTAATTTATCGTTGTATGGTGACTACGGATTTGCCGATGCCCGCTTTGTTGAAAACGACGAGCAGGAAGAGGAAGACGAGTACGCGGGCAATCGTATTCCATTCGCTCCGCGACATACGGTTAGCTTGGGAGCTAGCTACGTGCATCACCTGCCTTATGGTTCGTTTATCGACCGCCTCGTGGCCAACGTGCAGTACAAGGGAGTGGGGCGTATCTACTGGACCGAATCGAACAAAGACGCGAGTGGGCAAGAGCTCTACCAACCCTTTTACGGGTTAGCCAATGCCAGCCTTGCAGCAGAGAAAGGAGCTTTCGGATTGGAATGCTGGGTGGAGAACCTCTTCAACACCAAGTACAACGCGTTCCTGTTCGAGCAAGACGATGTGATGACAGGCGAAACGAACACCTTTGTGCAGCGCGGGTATCCCATCCGCTTCGGTGCCACGTTGCGGTACACGTTCGACCGGTAG
- a CDS encoding DUF554 domain-containing protein: MIGTLVNTAAVLCGGVIGLLLKKRMPERVTTIYFQAIGLFTLAIGANMAVGMEKILIVVSSLAIGSLLGEWWNLEKGAEQVSDKLKRRFRIGNERFSEGLVTAFLLFCVGSMTILGTIQEGTGGSPDLLYTKSLMDFFSAILLASAFGSGVVCSALPLFIFQAILTLLAGYAGNLFSEEIIFGLTNVGGVLLIGLGINILGIKQLRIINMLPSLVVVVLLIWIFG; the protein is encoded by the coding sequence ATGATCGGAACCCTGGTAAATACAGCTGCAGTGCTGTGCGGTGGAGTGATTGGACTGCTGTTGAAGAAACGGATGCCGGAGCGAGTGACCACCATCTACTTTCAGGCTATAGGCCTCTTTACGCTGGCAATCGGAGCAAACATGGCAGTCGGCATGGAGAAGATTCTCATTGTGGTGAGCAGCCTCGCCATCGGCTCTCTTCTGGGAGAGTGGTGGAATCTGGAGAAGGGTGCAGAGCAGGTCAGCGACAAGCTGAAGCGACGTTTCCGTATCGGGAACGAGCGATTCTCCGAGGGCCTGGTCACTGCCTTTCTGTTGTTCTGTGTGGGCTCCATGACCATTCTCGGTACAATCCAGGAGGGTACCGGCGGTTCTCCCGACCTGCTCTACACCAAATCGTTGATGGACTTCTTCTCAGCCATCCTGCTGGCATCAGCTTTCGGATCGGGAGTTGTATGCTCGGCACTTCCCCTCTTCATCTTTCAAGCCATCCTCACCCTGCTCGCCGGTTACGCCGGAAACCTCTTCAGCGAAGAGATCATATTCGGACTCACCAATGTGGGGGGAGTACTTCTAATAGGGCTGGGTATCAATATTCTTGGCATCAAGCAACTTCGCATCATAAACATGCTGCCCTCGCTGGTTGTCGTCGTGCTGCTCATCTGGATCTTTGGATAA
- a CDS encoding transposase, translating into MGEVCDGMRALGGKLNYLGMESSPAKSTAEMHCVTGRGAVPSVLLCTDRPFFPAFIGQVETGTEGKKKRKKVRQTRTLCLRLVWYRDEQGRKYKFITNNWEITDEEVALIYKNRWSIETGFKKLKQNFQLTYFYSDTENGIKTQVWCTLIAYLLLQVIQTKSESEKAFSTIAALLRMHLISIP; encoded by the coding sequence ATGGGTGAAGTCTGTGACGGCATGCGTGCCTTGGGTGGCAAGTTGAATTACCTGGGCATGGAGAGTTCGCCTGCAAAAAGCACTGCCGAGATGCATTGCGTGACAGGACGAGGAGCTGTTCCGTCTGTTCTACTTTGCACTGATCGCCCATTTTTCCCCGCTTTTATCGGTCAGGTCGAGACGGGGACCGAAGGCAAGAAAAAAAGGAAGAAAGTCAGACAGACGAGGACATTATGCCTTCGTTTAGTTTGGTACAGGGATGAACAGGGGCGTAAATACAAGTTCATCACCAATAATTGGGAAATAACAGACGAGGAAGTTGCCTTGATTTATAAAAATAGGTGGTCTATCGAAACGGGATTCAAAAAATTGAAGCAAAACTTCCAACTCACCTATTTTTATTCCGACACTGAAAACGGGATAAAGACCCAAGTATGGTGTACCCTGATCGCGTATTTGCTTTTACAGGTGATTCAGACCAAGTCGGAAAGCGAAAAGGCGTTTTCAACCATAGCCGCGTTGTTGAGGATGCATTTGATAAGCATCCCATAA
- a CDS encoding nicotinamidase, whose amino-acid sequence MNQAGKSDRAKRALLIVDVQNDFCQGGALGVKDGDNVVPVINSIIDKFDIVISSQDWHPEESIHFRKWPPHCIAGTHGADFHPGLKSDKISLKLRKGTDNVDDGYSAFEATNVSLAGFLQENEISTLYICGLTTDYCVKTTALDAVNLGFHTYVITDAIKPVNVRPGDDKRALDEMYLNGCILVESDHLPA is encoded by the coding sequence ATGAATCAAGCAGGCAAATCAGATAGAGCCAAGCGGGCATTATTGATAGTGGATGTGCAGAACGATTTCTGCCAGGGCGGTGCACTTGGAGTCAAGGATGGCGACAACGTCGTACCGGTGATAAACAGCATTATCGACAAGTTTGACATCGTAATTTCATCGCAGGACTGGCATCCCGAAGAGAGCATCCATTTCAGAAAATGGCCGCCACACTGTATTGCCGGTACTCACGGCGCCGATTTTCATCCCGGTCTGAAGAGTGACAAGATCTCCCTGAAGTTAAGAAAAGGTACGGACAACGTCGATGACGGTTATTCCGCTTTTGAAGCTACCAACGTCTCGTTGGCCGGCTTCCTTCAGGAGAATGAGATCAGCACCCTCTACATCTGCGGATTGACCACCGATTATTGCGTCAAGACCACGGCATTGGATGCCGTGAACCTCGGTTTTCACACCTATGTGATCACCGATGCCATAAAACCTGTAAATGTGAGGCCCGGCGACGACAAAAGGGCTTTGGACGAGATGTATCTGAACGGCTGCATACTGGTGGAGTCGGATCATTTACCCGCTTGA
- a CDS encoding rRNA adenine N(6)-methyltransferase family protein translates to MVLDIGAGLGFLTVHLAKNSDNVIAIENDRRFVSELRSKFGCNKKVNIVAIDYMRFSFPQKHFKVVSNIPYGITSDILKSLMFTNLEYFTQGCLIMQLEPAQKLVQQKFFNPYVVFYHTFFRLELMYEISPKSFLPPPTVKSALLKISKKKCENIGVEMKEKYLDFLYFMLHFPDLPVRTALKKIFRKQQVRELSEKSGLKLDNSVCTMSAQQFLECFVEMLKVVPDKFHPKK, encoded by the coding sequence TTGGTTTTAGATATTGGTGCCGGTCTCGGTTTTTTGACTGTTCATTTAGCTAAAAACTCTGACAATGTGATAGCTATTGAAAATGACAGGCGTTTTGTATCCGAACTCAGGTCGAAATTCGGATGTAATAAAAAAGTCAACATTGTAGCAATCGACTATATGCGGTTTTCGTTTCCGCAAAAGCATTTTAAAGTGGTTTCTAATATACCATACGGAATCACTTCCGATATTCTGAAATCGCTGATGTTCACGAATCTGGAATATTTTACGCAAGGCTGTTTGATTATGCAATTAGAACCCGCTCAAAAACTTGTTCAGCAAAAGTTTTTCAACCCGTATGTTGTTTTTTATCATACATTTTTCAGGTTGGAATTGATGTATGAAATTAGTCCGAAAAGTTTTCTGCCGCCTCCAACGGTTAAGTCGGCATTACTAAAAATCAGTAAAAAGAAGTGTGAAAATATCGGTGTCGAGATGAAAGAAAAATATCTTGATTTTCTTTATTTTATGCTTCATTTCCCTGATTTGCCGGTACGTACGGCTTTGAAGAAAATCTTTCGTAAACAACAAGTTAGGGAACTTTCTGAAAAGTCTGGTTTAAAGTTGGATAATTCGGTTTGCACGATGTCTGCACAGCAATTTTTAGAATGTTTTGTTGAAATGTTAAAAGTCGTACCCGATAAATTTCACCCAAAAAAGTAA